Proteins encoded within one genomic window of Lynx canadensis isolate LIC74 chromosome B4, mLynCan4.pri.v2, whole genome shotgun sequence:
- the TRABD gene encoding traB domain-containing protein isoform X3 — protein sequence MEGEEERSPQEADTEPVVPVGSSEVVPRVLSGEPQNLSDADALSLLLEMKLRRRRERPSLPRTVTELVAEDGSRVYVVGTAHFSDDSKRDVVKTIREVQPDVVVVELCQYRVSMLKMDESTLLQEAKEISLEKLQQAVRQNGVMSGLMQMLLLKVSAHITEQLGMAPGGEFREAFKEASKVPFCKFHLGDRPIPVTFKRAIAALSFWQKVKLAWGLCFLSDPISKDDVERCKQKDLLEQMMAEMVGAFPDLHRTIVSERDVYLTYMLRQAARRLELPRSSDAEPRKCVPSVVVGVVGMGHVPGIEKNWTTDLNIQEIMTVPPPSISGRVSRLAVKAAFLGLLGYGLYWMGRRATSLVLSLPVAQYCLQRASAARPRK from the exons atggagggggaggaggagcggTCACCTCAGGAG GCTGACACGGAGCCCGTTGTCCCAGTGGGGTCTTCCGAGGTGGTGCCCAGGGTGCTTTCCGGAGAGCCCCAGAACCTGT CCGACGCCGACGCTCTGTCCCTGCTCCTGGAGATGAAGCTGAGGAGGCGGCGGGAACGGCCCAGCCTGCCGCGCACCGTGACCGAGCTGGTGGCCGAGGACGGGAGCAGGGTGTACGTGGTGGGCACAGCCCACTTCAGCGATGACAGCAAGAGGGACGTCGTGAAG ACCATCCGGGAGGTGCAGCCTGACGTGGTGGTGGTGGAGCTGTGCCAGTACCGCGTGTCCATGCTCAAGATGGACGAGAGCACGCTGCTCCAGGAGGCCAAGGAGATCAGCCTGGAGAAGCTGCAGCAGGCCGTGAGGCAG AACGGGGTCATGTCTGGACTCATGCAGATGCTGCTGCTGAAGGTGTCGGCCCACATCACCGAGCAGCTGGGCATGGCCCCTGGCGGCGAGTTCAGGGAGGCCTTCAAGGAG gccagcAAGGTGCCTTTCTGCAAGTTCCACCTGGGCGACCGGCCCATCCCCGTCACCTTCAAGAGGGCCATCGCCGCACTGTCCTTCTGGCAGAAAGTCAAGCTGGCCTGGGGCCTGTGCTTCCTGTCAGACCCCATCAG caaGGACGACGTGGAGCGCTGCAAGCAGAAGGACCTGCTGGAGCAGATGATGGCCGAGATGGTCGGCGCGTTCCCCGACCTGCACCGCACCATCGTCTCTGAGCGCGACGTTTACCTGACCTACATGCTGCGGCAGGCCGCCCGGCGCCTGGAGCTGCCCCGCTCCTCTGACG CCGAGCCCAGGAAGTGTGTCCCCTCGGTGGTGGTGGGTGTCGTGGGCATGGGCCACGTGCCGGGCATCGAGAAGAACTGGACCACCGACCTCAACATccaggagatcatgac cGTCCCCCCGCCGTCCATCTCCGGCAGAGTGTCCCGGCTGGCCGTGAAGGCCGCCTTCTTGGGCCTGCTGGGCTACGGCCTTTACTGGATGGGGCGCCGCGCCACCAGCCTGGTCCTGTCACTGCCTGTCGCTCAGTACTGTCTGCAGAGGGCGTCCGCGGCCCGGCCGCGCAAATAG
- the TRABD gene encoding traB domain-containing protein isoform X2, with translation MGGFQLAPCMVERFPSVKQEEGLWGSWTGGIPHQCQELPPSHGGGGGAVTSGADADALSLLLEMKLRRRRERPSLPRTVTELVAEDGSRVYVVGTAHFSDDSKRDVVKTIREVQPDVVVVELCQYRVSMLKMDESTLLQEAKEISLEKLQQAVRQNGVMSGLMQMLLLKVSAHITEQLGMAPGGEFREAFKEASKVPFCKFHLGDRPIPVTFKRAIAALSFWQKVKLAWGLCFLSDPISKDDVERCKQKDLLEQMMAEMVGAFPDLHRTIVSERDVYLTYMLRQAARRLELPRSSDAEPRKCVPSVVVGVVGMGHVPGIEKNWTTDLNIQEIMTVPPPSISGRVSRLAVKAAFLGLLGYGLYWMGRRATSLVLSLPVAQYCLQRASAARPRK, from the exons TTGGCACCTTGCATGGTGGAGCGCTTTCCTTCTGTGAAGCAGGAAGAGGGGCTTTGGGGATCCTGGACAGGAG GTATCCCTCACCAGTGCCAGGAACTGCCTCCCAGccatggagggggaggaggagcggTCACCTCAGGAG CCGACGCCGACGCTCTGTCCCTGCTCCTGGAGATGAAGCTGAGGAGGCGGCGGGAACGGCCCAGCCTGCCGCGCACCGTGACCGAGCTGGTGGCCGAGGACGGGAGCAGGGTGTACGTGGTGGGCACAGCCCACTTCAGCGATGACAGCAAGAGGGACGTCGTGAAG ACCATCCGGGAGGTGCAGCCTGACGTGGTGGTGGTGGAGCTGTGCCAGTACCGCGTGTCCATGCTCAAGATGGACGAGAGCACGCTGCTCCAGGAGGCCAAGGAGATCAGCCTGGAGAAGCTGCAGCAGGCCGTGAGGCAG AACGGGGTCATGTCTGGACTCATGCAGATGCTGCTGCTGAAGGTGTCGGCCCACATCACCGAGCAGCTGGGCATGGCCCCTGGCGGCGAGTTCAGGGAGGCCTTCAAGGAG gccagcAAGGTGCCTTTCTGCAAGTTCCACCTGGGCGACCGGCCCATCCCCGTCACCTTCAAGAGGGCCATCGCCGCACTGTCCTTCTGGCAGAAAGTCAAGCTGGCCTGGGGCCTGTGCTTCCTGTCAGACCCCATCAG caaGGACGACGTGGAGCGCTGCAAGCAGAAGGACCTGCTGGAGCAGATGATGGCCGAGATGGTCGGCGCGTTCCCCGACCTGCACCGCACCATCGTCTCTGAGCGCGACGTTTACCTGACCTACATGCTGCGGCAGGCCGCCCGGCGCCTGGAGCTGCCCCGCTCCTCTGACG CCGAGCCCAGGAAGTGTGTCCCCTCGGTGGTGGTGGGTGTCGTGGGCATGGGCCACGTGCCGGGCATCGAGAAGAACTGGACCACCGACCTCAACATccaggagatcatgac cGTCCCCCCGCCGTCCATCTCCGGCAGAGTGTCCCGGCTGGCCGTGAAGGCCGCCTTCTTGGGCCTGCTGGGCTACGGCCTTTACTGGATGGGGCGCCGCGCCACCAGCCTGGTCCTGTCACTGCCTGTCGCTCAGTACTGTCTGCAGAGGGCGTCCGCGGCCCGGCCGCGCAAATAG
- the LOC115517898 gene encoding angiopoietin-related protein 5-like has translation MAARPILGLAAILCLSVPQAGSMVRHRQPVQVVLLEPQGRDCSQIWVEKPRAPSGVYTIQPEGASAPFQALCDMREDGGWTVIQSRDRGRRRRLDFERCWQEYKQGFGDLTGDHWLGLQHISDLTSQPGLRSELTVDLLDADNHTLQAHYDNFHVDGEDLFYRLTLGLYSGNAGDAFRGLGRTDDQEGCGFSTLDRDRDHCSPCTDGTRPFTSCSRDRSGAGWWYSDCGQADLNGPWPERGGAASGMRWATGNHRPALRASVLRVRTTASHKA, from the exons ATGGCTGCCCGCCCCATACTGGGTCTTGCTGctatcctctgcctctctgtgccccaggccGGCTCCATGGTGCGGCATCGACAGCCG GTCCAGGTGGTGCTGCTGGAACCCCAAG GGAGGGACTGCTCTCAGATCTGGGTGGAGAAGCCCAGAGCCCCCAGCGGTGTGTACACCATCCAGCCAGAGGGAGCCAGCGCCCCCTTCCAG GCTCTGTGCGACATGCGAGAGGACGGTGGCTGGACGGTGATTCAGAGCCGGGACCGGGGCAGGCGGAGGCGTCTGGACTTTGAGAGATGCTGGCAGGAGTACAAACAGGGCTTCGGAGACTTGACGG GTGACCACTGGCTGGGGCTGCAGCACATCTCTGACCTGACTTCCCAGCCGGGCCTGCGCTCAGAGCTCACGGTGGACCTTCTGGATGCGGACAACCACACGCTTCAGGCCCACTATGACAACTTCCACGTGGACGGGGAGGACCTGTTTTACCGACTGACCCTTGGCCTGTACTCTGGGAACGCAG GGGACGCGTTCCGGGGCTTGGGCCGCACGGATGACCAAGAGGGCTGTGGCTTCAGCACGCTGGACCGCGACCGCGACCACTGCTCACCCTGCACGGACGGCACCCGGCCCTTCACCAGCTGCAGCCGCGATCGCTCGGGCGCCGGCTGGTGGTACAGCGACTGCGGCCAAGCTGACCTCAACGGGCCGTGGCCGGAGCGCGGAGGGGCCGCCTCGGGCATGCGCTGGGCCACCGGCAACCACCGGCCCGCCCTGCGCGCCAGCGTGCTGCGCGTGCGCACCACTGCTTCCCACAAGGCCTAG
- the TRABD gene encoding traB domain-containing protein isoform X1 has product MRRLFLLRARVTGAQHRWLWPGQLAPCMVERFPSVKQEEGLWGSWTGGIPHQCQELPPSHGGGGGAVTSGADADALSLLLEMKLRRRRERPSLPRTVTELVAEDGSRVYVVGTAHFSDDSKRDVVKTIREVQPDVVVVELCQYRVSMLKMDESTLLQEAKEISLEKLQQAVRQNGVMSGLMQMLLLKVSAHITEQLGMAPGGEFREAFKEASKVPFCKFHLGDRPIPVTFKRAIAALSFWQKVKLAWGLCFLSDPISKDDVERCKQKDLLEQMMAEMVGAFPDLHRTIVSERDVYLTYMLRQAARRLELPRSSDAEPRKCVPSVVVGVVGMGHVPGIEKNWTTDLNIQEIMTVPPPSISGRVSRLAVKAAFLGLLGYGLYWMGRRATSLVLSLPVAQYCLQRASAARPRK; this is encoded by the exons TTGGCACCTTGCATGGTGGAGCGCTTTCCTTCTGTGAAGCAGGAAGAGGGGCTTTGGGGATCCTGGACAGGAG GTATCCCTCACCAGTGCCAGGAACTGCCTCCCAGccatggagggggaggaggagcggTCACCTCAGGAG CCGACGCCGACGCTCTGTCCCTGCTCCTGGAGATGAAGCTGAGGAGGCGGCGGGAACGGCCCAGCCTGCCGCGCACCGTGACCGAGCTGGTGGCCGAGGACGGGAGCAGGGTGTACGTGGTGGGCACAGCCCACTTCAGCGATGACAGCAAGAGGGACGTCGTGAAG ACCATCCGGGAGGTGCAGCCTGACGTGGTGGTGGTGGAGCTGTGCCAGTACCGCGTGTCCATGCTCAAGATGGACGAGAGCACGCTGCTCCAGGAGGCCAAGGAGATCAGCCTGGAGAAGCTGCAGCAGGCCGTGAGGCAG AACGGGGTCATGTCTGGACTCATGCAGATGCTGCTGCTGAAGGTGTCGGCCCACATCACCGAGCAGCTGGGCATGGCCCCTGGCGGCGAGTTCAGGGAGGCCTTCAAGGAG gccagcAAGGTGCCTTTCTGCAAGTTCCACCTGGGCGACCGGCCCATCCCCGTCACCTTCAAGAGGGCCATCGCCGCACTGTCCTTCTGGCAGAAAGTCAAGCTGGCCTGGGGCCTGTGCTTCCTGTCAGACCCCATCAG caaGGACGACGTGGAGCGCTGCAAGCAGAAGGACCTGCTGGAGCAGATGATGGCCGAGATGGTCGGCGCGTTCCCCGACCTGCACCGCACCATCGTCTCTGAGCGCGACGTTTACCTGACCTACATGCTGCGGCAGGCCGCCCGGCGCCTGGAGCTGCCCCGCTCCTCTGACG CCGAGCCCAGGAAGTGTGTCCCCTCGGTGGTGGTGGGTGTCGTGGGCATGGGCCACGTGCCGGGCATCGAGAAGAACTGGACCACCGACCTCAACATccaggagatcatgac cGTCCCCCCGCCGTCCATCTCCGGCAGAGTGTCCCGGCTGGCCGTGAAGGCCGCCTTCTTGGGCCTGCTGGGCTACGGCCTTTACTGGATGGGGCGCCGCGCCACCAGCCTGGTCCTGTCACTGCCTGTCGCTCAGTACTGTCTGCAGAGGGCGTCCGCGGCCCGGCCGCGCAAATAG